The Agrobacterium larrymoorei genome includes the window CGCAACAGTGAAGAGATCGGCAACCACCGGCCCCTGCACCCTGAAATGCGTATCGTGCGACTGCCGGTCGCCGTTGAATTCACGGGTGAAGCCTTCGCGAATATTCATGCCGCCGGAGAAAGCGATCTTGCCATCGACAACGAGAATCTTGCGGTGGGTTCTAAGGTTTGCATATGGCAATCTAAGTCCCATGATGACGTTGCCGTTGAAGACCGCAGCCGGTATCTCCTCATGCCTCAGGCTGGAAAGAATGCTCGGCACCGAATACCGCGCGCCGACGGCATCCACGAGGACGCGGACCTCGACACCCCGCTCCTTCGCCCGCGAAAGCGCTTCGACAAAGCGCAGGCCTATGCCGTCATGGTCGAAAATGTAGGTTTCAAGAATGATCGACCTGCGCGCATTGTCGATGGCATCGAGCATTGCCGCATAGGCTTCATCGCCATCGGAGAGCGTCTGGATAACGTTTCCGGTGGTCAGCGCCGTGCGGGTCACCCTGTCGCCCACCGTTTTCATGGCCACGAACCGGCGGCCGAAACGCTCGACGACCGTGGTGCTGTCGGCATCGAAACGTGCGACGCGATCCATGATCGTACCGTGCATCAAAGAGCGCTGTTGCCCGAGCGAACTGCGCCTGATCCGGTTGATCCCGGCAATGGCATAAAGCACCGCGCCGATGATGGGCGAGAGAACGATGACGCCCACCCAGCCAAGCGCCGAACGCACTTCCTGTTTCGTCATCGTGGCATGAACGGCAGCGATGGTGCCCATGACGATGGACAGCAATGCAAGGACGTGCGGCCAATAGGCATCGATAAGTTCAATCATATTTGGAATATAGAGCCCCTGACCCCTGCCGCAACCGCTTGAACCGTAACCGAAAAACAATCTACTTGTAATAAATTTCAAATTATCTTACGACCAACACCATCCTGCAAATCGGTACAACGCCATGCGTTTGAGACAAATTGCTCTTCTTGCCTGCACGGGTTTGATGCTCGCGGGCTGCAACGAAACGCTCGAAACTGTCGAGCGCGACGTGTCTCACGTCAAGAACAAGGTCGATTATCCGCTGTCTCCGTCCATTCTGGCCGAGATGGACAAGAAGAACATGGATCGCAATGCGCCGATCATGATTCGCATCTTGAAGGAAGAAGGCAAGCTGGAAGTCTGGAAGGCGAAGCGCGACAATCGCTTCGAAGTCATCGCTTCCTACGATATCTGCGCCTGGTCCGGTAAACTCGGACCGAAGGTGAAAGAGGGTGACAGGCAGGCGCCGGAAGGGTTCTACAACCTTTCTCCCGGCCACATGAACCCCTATTCGAATTATTATCTCTCGATCAATACCGGCTTTCCCAACCGCTACGATCAGGCAAACGGTCGCAACGGCACCAACCTGATGATCCACGGTGCGTGCTCGTCATCCGGTTGCTACTCGATGACCGACGCGCAGATGCTGGAAATTTATGGCTTCGCGCGTGACGCCTTCAAAGGCGGGCAGAAGGCGATCCAGCTTCAAGCGCTGCCCTTCCGCATGACGGCGGAAAACATGGCGCGCCACCATAAGAGCGAGAATTACGAATTCTGGAAGATGCTGAAGGTCGGTTACGATAACTTCGAAATCACCAAGCGCCCGCCGGAAGTGAATTTCTGCGAGAAGAAATACGTCTTCAACCAGCAGACGGAAAGCGGCCAGTTCAGCGCTGCTGCTGCGTGCCCCTCCATGAGCACACCGCCCGCACTCGTCGGCGCGCTTTCCAGCTACAACAAGACTTATGACGTTGCCTATGAAAAGGCGATGAAGAAGTTCGATGGCATGGTCTGGTATGACCCCAGCGAAGCCGAACGAAAGGTTCTGGTTGCGGACAAGCGCAAGGGCCGCGAGCCTGCCTATGCACCAACCGGCTCTGCGCTGAAGGCGGGCAAGCTGATGAAGGAAACCGAATTTGCCGCGCTGATGGAAAAGAAGGCGGCAAAGGGTCTCTCGGCACCGGCAGCCACAGCCATCGCATCCGCTTCGTCATCGGCACCCACATCGATCTCTGCGACATCTGCACGGTCAGCCGCCGCACCTCAGCCAGCGCCAGTGGCGCATCCGGCTTCCATCATGGTCGCCTCCGCTGCTCCGACAGCGGCAGCAGGTCAGGCGCCACAGGCAAATGCTGGCGCGCAGGGCATTCCGGTCCCGGCGGTCAATCCACTCGCCTTCACCGCCCCGGCAACGGACGAACAGGCTGCAAAGAAGCCTTTCTGGAAGTTCTGGGCCAAGGAGTGACGGTGGCGGATACCGAGATTTACGATCTGAGGGGGCTTAAATGCCCCCTTCCCGTTTTACGAACTCGAAAAAAGCTGTCCGCCATGCGCGCTGGCGAAGAGCTGCTCGTTAAAACCACCGATCCGCTGGCCGTGATCGACCTCACCCATATGTGCCGTGAAGACGGCCATACCCTCCTCGAAACCACCAAGACACCGGACGGCCACAGCTTTCACATCCGCAAGGGTTAAGCACGGCCACGCCGGGCGGCGCGCCGTAGCAGAATACCACCATCCATCGAACAAGCCCGGGAACAAAGTTTCCGCCTTTCGTGTTTCCCTCGCGAAATTGAGAGGGCAGGATGAAGGGAAACAACGCGTTAGCTGAGATTGGTGAGCGGCAGATATGGTCCGCATCGTTCGGAGATTCCCCGGTCGTCGGCACGGCCATTCATGATGGCCATATGGTGCGCAACGATCTCATCGGCCTCATGGCGCTCTCCGAGCAGGAAAGGCTCTATGAGGAAGACCCCTTTACCGCCCAGATGATCGGCAGCCTCACCAATCGCATCATCGGCCACCGCTCACGTTTCGAGCTCGACCTCAACCGCGCGCGTGATGCCGCGATCTATCTGGAGCCAGAGCAATCCTGGGGTTTGAAAGTCTGGCACACCCGGCCCGACGACGCGGCGCTAGAGGTTTCGTTGCGAACCCACGACGATTACTACGCCATGCTCCAGACCTACCTTGGCTGCATCGAGCAGCGTCATGGCCGTTTCGTGGTTCTGGATATTCACAGCTACAATCACCGTCGCAATGGCGCTGATGCCGAACCGACGCCGCAGGCGGATGCTCCCGACATCAATATCGGCACCAGTTCGATGGATCGTGAGCGTTGGGCGCCTATCGTGGATGCCGTCATCGACCATTTCGCATCTGCCACAATCGCTGGCCGCCATCTGAACGTGCGTGAGAATATCGC containing:
- the cls gene encoding cardiolipin synthase, whose protein sequence is MIELIDAYWPHVLALLSIVMGTIAAVHATMTKQEVRSALGWVGVIVLSPIIGAVLYAIAGINRIRRSSLGQQRSLMHGTIMDRVARFDADSTTVVERFGRRFVAMKTVGDRVTRTALTTGNVIQTLSDGDEAYAAMLDAIDNARRSIILETYIFDHDGIGLRFVEALSRAKERGVEVRVLVDAVGARYSVPSILSSLRHEEIPAAVFNGNVIMGLRLPYANLRTHRKILVVDGKIAFSGGMNIREGFTREFNGDRQSHDTHFRVQGPVVADLFTVAAEDWRFATAERLDGPVWDITIPDGTPGSPMLMRAVASGPDNSIETSHKMLMGAFSIARSSIRIMSPYFLPDRELISALTTAARRGVSVDIIVPATNNLMLVDRAMTAQFDQILRSYCRIWRATGPFNHSKLLVIDDRWSYVGSSNLDPRSLRLNFEVDLEVLDEGFANSVSERIAVAMENATPVKLDELRARPFLVRFTERVLWLASPYL
- a CDS encoding L,D-transpeptidase family protein, which encodes MRLRQIALLACTGLMLAGCNETLETVERDVSHVKNKVDYPLSPSILAEMDKKNMDRNAPIMIRILKEEGKLEVWKAKRDNRFEVIASYDICAWSGKLGPKVKEGDRQAPEGFYNLSPGHMNPYSNYYLSINTGFPNRYDQANGRNGTNLMIHGACSSSGCYSMTDAQMLEIYGFARDAFKGGQKAIQLQALPFRMTAENMARHHKSENYEFWKMLKVGYDNFEITKRPPEVNFCEKKYVFNQQTESGQFSAAAACPSMSTPPALVGALSSYNKTYDVAYEKAMKKFDGMVWYDPSEAERKVLVADKRKGREPAYAPTGSALKAGKLMKETEFAALMEKKAAKGLSAPAATAIASASSSAPTSISATSARSAAAPQPAPVAHPASIMVASAAPTAAAGQAPQANAGAQGIPVPAVNPLAFTAPATDEQAAKKPFWKFWAKE
- a CDS encoding sulfurtransferase TusA family protein — translated: MTVADTEIYDLRGLKCPLPVLRTRKKLSAMRAGEELLVKTTDPLAVIDLTHMCREDGHTLLETTKTPDGHSFHIRKG
- a CDS encoding N-formylglutamate amidohydrolase, producing MKGNNALAEIGERQIWSASFGDSPVVGTAIHDGHMVRNDLIGLMALSEQERLYEEDPFTAQMIGSLTNRIIGHRSRFELDLNRARDAAIYLEPEQSWGLKVWHTRPDDAALEVSLRTHDDYYAMLQTYLGCIEQRHGRFVVLDIHSYNHRRNGADAEPTPQADAPDINIGTSSMDRERWAPIVDAVIDHFASATIAGRHLNVRENIAFQGRGEQTWFIHQHFPETGCAIAIEFKKFFMDEWTGEVFPSVVEDIRKTISELEPVLEDLLRAGR